Proteins encoded in a region of the Brevefilum fermentans genome:
- a CDS encoding putative sulfate/molybdate transporter: MDGDITDNRHHPDFEFNLRELAGSMGDFGTLFPLAVSYIAINGMNPAGLFIMLGLTNIALGLIYRLPMPLQPKKIVAITAITQKWSPDLIYASGLGLGLLWILLTVSGLLRWLVRITPDYIVRGIQLALGITLAWQALQWMRPEPLLGLVAVVIVLLLRSNRYAPASVVLMVLGVIILAWRGNLPEHWDLRLTLPVIAVPRWEDVWKTMLLAGFAQIPLSISNAIIAPAALIRDYFPKKSVSEEKLMLNMGVMNVFSSILGGMPMCHGAGGLAGQYYFGARTGGAPIMEGVIEILIGLFLSGSIAALMAAFPMPLIAGMMLLVGIQLARTARNLRGWELALALATAALSIVTNIGIGFLGGLVAAHLLKAVRRRGTEDGGRGTGDGKRGTEDRGRGTDDGSSTTIH, translated from the coding sequence ATGGATGGTGACATTACCGACAACCGACATCACCCGGATTTTGAGTTTAACCTGCGTGAGCTGGCGGGCTCAATGGGTGATTTTGGCACCCTCTTTCCCCTGGCTGTCAGTTACATCGCTATCAACGGCATGAACCCGGCTGGCTTGTTCATCATGCTTGGCTTGACCAACATTGCCCTCGGGCTGATCTATCGTTTGCCAATGCCCCTGCAGCCTAAAAAGATTGTCGCCATTACCGCCATCACTCAGAAATGGTCGCCCGATTTAATTTACGCTTCCGGGTTGGGTTTGGGCTTGTTGTGGATCCTGCTCACCGTGAGCGGCCTGTTGCGCTGGCTGGTGCGCATCACCCCGGATTACATTGTGCGCGGCATCCAGTTAGCCCTCGGGATTACGCTGGCCTGGCAGGCGCTGCAGTGGATGCGTCCCGAGCCGCTGTTGGGGCTTGTGGCAGTGGTGATCGTGCTGCTTTTACGCAGCAACCGCTACGCGCCCGCCTCCGTGGTGCTGATGGTTTTGGGCGTTATCATCCTGGCCTGGCGGGGCAACTTGCCCGAACACTGGGACCTGCGGTTGACGCTGCCGGTGATCGCTGTTCCCCGCTGGGAAGATGTTTGGAAAACGATGTTGTTGGCTGGCTTTGCCCAAATTCCACTATCAATCTCAAATGCCATCATTGCCCCAGCAGCCCTTATTCGCGATTATTTCCCCAAAAAATCCGTCAGTGAAGAAAAACTGATGCTGAATATGGGCGTCATGAATGTATTCTCCTCCATACTGGGGGGCATGCCGATGTGTCATGGCGCGGGAGGACTGGCAGGGCAATACTATTTTGGAGCTCGCACTGGCGGTGCGCCGATTATGGAAGGGGTCATTGAAATATTGATCGGGCTGTTTCTCAGCGGATCGATTGCCGCGCTGATGGCTGCTTTCCCAATGCCCCTGATCGCCGGGATGATGCTGCTGGTTGGCATTCAGCTTGCCAGGACGGCGAGAAATTTACGCGGCTGGGAGTTAGCCTTAGCGCTTGCCACTGCGGCACTCTCGATTGTCACGAATATTGGCATTGGCTTCTTGGGTGGGCTGGTGGCAGCTCACCTGCTCAAAGCAGTGAGGAGACGAGGGACCGAAGACGGAGGACGGGGGACCGGAGACGGGAAACGGGGGACCGAAGACAGAGGACGGGGGACCGATGACGGGTCGTCAACCACAATTCACTAA